A section of the Rossellomorea marisflavi genome encodes:
- the carB gene encoding carbamoyl-phosphate synthase large subunit: MPKRTDIKSILVIGSGPIIIGQAAEFDYAGTQACIALKEEGYRVILVNSNPATIMTDAEMADKVYSEPLTLEFVSRIIRKERPDALLPTLGGQTGLNLAVELHQSGILEECGVEILGTKLSAIEQAEDRDLFRKLMNELSEPVPQSEIIHTVSEAYTFVEEVGFPVIVRPAYTLGGTGGGICHNEEELNEIVSSGLKYSPVTQCLLEKSIAGFKEVEYEVMRDAADNAIVVCNMENIDPVGIHTGDSIVVAPSQTLSDREYQMLRNTSLKIIRALGIEGGCNVQLALDPDSFQYYIIEVNPRVSRSSALASKATGYPIAKLAAKIAVGLTLDEMMNPVTGKTYAAFEPALDYVVTKIPRWPFDKFESAKRNLGTQMKATGEVMAIGRTLEESLLKAIRSLESNTYHLGLDELKGKSAEWIEKRIRKAGDERLFFIGEALRRGITIETIHDWSKIDLFFLNKMDLIIRFEEQLRTHPFDHSIAYKAKRMGFSDIAIASLWSVTEREVYEWRKQEKLTPVYKMVDTCAAEFESETPYFYGTYEDENESEVTERESIIVLGSGPIRIGQGVEFDYATVHSVWAIKEAGYEAIIVNNNPETVSTDFSISDKLYFEPLTVEDVMHIIDLEKPKGVVVQFGGQTAINLADELVNRGVRIMGTSLEDLDRAENRDKFEQTLQELGIPQPEGKTAVSVEGAIAIADSIGYPVLVRPSYVLGGRAMEIVYREEELLHYMENAVKVNPQHPVLIDRYLIGKEIEVDAVCDGEDVVIPGIMEHIERAGVHSGDSIAVYPPQQLTEEQKRTIVDYTTRLAKGLNIIGLLNIQYVISKGEVYVLEVNPRSSRTVPFISKITNVPMANVATKAILGISLRELGYEPGLVEEAEGVYVKVPVFSFAKLRRVDITLGPEMKSTGEVMGKDQTLEKALYKGMVAAGMQMKDHGSVLMTVADKDKEEAAILARRFVSIGYQILATKGTASYLVSQGIQVREVDKIGSTGPTLLDIIQSGETQLVINTLTKGKQPARDGFRIRRESVENGIPCLTSLDTAEAILRVYESMTFSAEAIAAKPSRKAVHS, encoded by the coding sequence ATGCCTAAACGTACAGATATTAAAAGCATCCTTGTAATCGGGAGCGGCCCGATCATCATCGGCCAGGCAGCAGAATTCGACTATGCGGGCACACAGGCCTGCATCGCACTGAAAGAGGAAGGATACAGGGTCATCCTCGTGAACTCGAATCCCGCCACCATCATGACCGATGCAGAAATGGCCGATAAGGTTTACAGCGAGCCCCTGACCCTTGAATTCGTATCCCGCATCATCCGTAAAGAACGACCGGATGCACTCCTTCCGACCCTCGGGGGCCAAACGGGCCTCAATCTTGCCGTCGAACTCCATCAATCAGGCATACTGGAAGAATGCGGAGTCGAGATTCTCGGCACCAAGCTTTCCGCCATCGAACAAGCAGAAGACCGTGATCTGTTCCGGAAACTGATGAATGAGCTTTCGGAACCGGTACCTCAGAGCGAAATCATCCACACGGTGTCAGAAGCGTACACATTCGTCGAGGAGGTGGGCTTCCCGGTCATCGTTCGCCCTGCATACACCCTTGGTGGAACAGGAGGCGGGATCTGCCACAACGAAGAAGAACTGAATGAAATCGTCAGCTCCGGATTGAAATACAGTCCTGTCACCCAGTGTCTCCTGGAGAAAAGCATCGCAGGATTCAAAGAGGTTGAATATGAGGTGATGCGAGATGCTGCCGATAACGCCATCGTGGTTTGTAATATGGAAAACATCGATCCGGTAGGGATCCATACAGGCGATTCCATCGTCGTCGCCCCGAGTCAGACGCTGAGCGACAGGGAATATCAGATGCTCCGGAATACGAGCCTGAAGATCATCCGTGCCCTCGGGATCGAAGGCGGCTGCAATGTGCAGCTGGCGCTAGATCCTGATAGTTTCCAGTATTACATCATTGAGGTTAATCCACGTGTGAGCAGATCCTCTGCCCTTGCTTCGAAGGCAACAGGCTATCCGATCGCAAAGCTTGCTGCCAAGATCGCTGTCGGGTTGACATTGGATGAAATGATGAATCCTGTGACAGGAAAAACATACGCGGCATTCGAACCTGCCCTTGATTATGTGGTCACAAAGATTCCGAGATGGCCATTCGATAAGTTTGAATCGGCGAAACGGAATTTGGGCACCCAGATGAAGGCTACAGGGGAAGTGATGGCCATCGGAAGGACCCTTGAAGAGTCGCTGCTGAAAGCGATCCGTTCACTCGAGAGCAATACGTATCACCTCGGATTGGATGAGCTGAAAGGCAAGTCAGCTGAATGGATCGAAAAACGGATCCGCAAAGCAGGGGATGAAAGGCTGTTCTTCATCGGCGAAGCCCTCAGGCGCGGCATCACGATCGAGACGATTCATGACTGGAGCAAGATCGACCTTTTCTTCCTGAATAAAATGGACCTCATCATCCGTTTTGAAGAACAACTGAGAACCCACCCATTCGATCATTCCATCGCATACAAAGCAAAGCGCATGGGCTTCTCGGACATTGCCATTGCCTCCCTCTGGTCTGTGACGGAGAGGGAAGTATATGAGTGGAGGAAGCAGGAGAAACTCACACCGGTCTATAAGATGGTGGATACCTGTGCCGCGGAATTTGAATCCGAAACGCCGTACTTCTACGGAACGTATGAGGATGAAAATGAATCGGAAGTAACAGAGCGCGAGAGCATCATCGTGCTTGGGTCCGGACCGATCCGGATCGGTCAAGGAGTCGAATTCGACTACGCTACCGTCCACTCCGTCTGGGCCATCAAGGAAGCTGGTTACGAAGCAATCATCGTCAATAACAATCCCGAAACGGTTTCTACGGACTTCTCCATCTCGGATAAATTATACTTCGAACCGTTGACGGTGGAAGATGTGATGCATATCATCGATCTCGAAAAGCCGAAAGGGGTCGTCGTACAGTTCGGGGGCCAAACCGCCATCAATCTGGCAGATGAACTTGTGAATCGCGGTGTGCGCATCATGGGCACATCACTGGAAGATCTGGACCGGGCGGAAAATAGGGACAAATTCGAGCAGACCCTCCAGGAACTCGGCATTCCACAGCCTGAAGGCAAGACGGCTGTATCGGTGGAAGGGGCCATCGCCATCGCAGATTCAATAGGATATCCCGTTCTCGTCCGACCATCGTATGTACTTGGCGGAAGAGCCATGGAAATCGTATACAGAGAAGAGGAGCTTCTCCACTATATGGAAAATGCCGTGAAAGTGAACCCGCAGCATCCCGTCCTTATCGACCGCTACTTGATCGGGAAGGAAATCGAAGTGGATGCCGTCTGTGACGGGGAGGATGTCGTCATCCCGGGAATCATGGAGCATATCGAACGGGCAGGGGTCCACTCTGGGGATTCCATCGCCGTCTATCCGCCCCAGCAGCTGACTGAAGAGCAAAAAAGGACAATCGTGGACTATACAACCAGGCTAGCCAAAGGATTGAATATCATCGGGCTTCTGAACATCCAATACGTCATTTCAAAAGGCGAAGTCTACGTACTCGAAGTGAATCCACGCTCGAGCAGGACGGTTCCATTCATCTCGAAAATCACCAACGTGCCGATGGCAAACGTTGCCACAAAGGCGATCCTCGGCATCTCCCTGCGTGAACTGGGATATGAGCCGGGTCTCGTGGAAGAAGCAGAAGGCGTCTATGTCAAAGTACCAGTCTTCTCTTTTGCCAAACTGAGAAGGGTGGACATCACGCTCGGACCTGAAATGAAATCGACCGGTGAAGTCATGGGGAAAGATCAGACCTTGGAGAAGGCACTATACAAAGGCATGGTAGCTGCAGGCATGCAGATGAAAGATCACGGTTCGGTTCTCATGACAGTAGCAGACAAGGACAAGGAAGAAGCGGCCATTCTGGCAAGACGTTTCGTAAGCATCGGGTATCAGATCCTTGCCACGAAAGGGACGGCATCGTACCTTGTCTCTCAAGGCATTCAGGTCCGCGAAGTGGATAAGATCGGCTCGACCGGACCGACTCTGCTCGATATCATCCAAAGCGGGGAAACACAGCTCGTCATCAACACCCTGACCAAAGGAAAGCAACCGGCACGTGACGGCTTCCGGATCCGAAGGGAATCGGTGGAGAACGGAATTCCATGCCTGACCTCCCTGGATACAGCCGAAGCCATCCTGAGAGTCTACGAATCTATGACCTTCTCCGCCGAGGCAATTGCAGCGAAGCCATCAAGAAAGGCGGTCCATTCATGA
- a CDS encoding dihydroorotate dehydrogenase electron transfer subunit → MIVNESMMVVSHRLIARNIYELILEGELVKEISAPGQFVHVKVGSGIDPLLRRPISISDHNQDEKKMSLIYRAEGKGTMQLSLVGAGGRVDVLGPLGNGFGVERGDGRTALLIGGGIGVPPLYGLSKVLRSNGWRVTHVLGFQDEAVSFYEDQFRELGPTHIATVDGSLGRKGFVTDVIEKESIQYDQFFACGPNPMLKALQNRLSGSGYLSLEERMGCGIGACFACVCHLADDPEGTDYVKVCSDGPVFPVGVVAL, encoded by the coding sequence ATGATCGTCAACGAATCGATGATGGTGGTGAGTCACCGCCTCATTGCCAGGAACATCTATGAGCTCATCCTGGAAGGTGAATTGGTAAAGGAGATTTCTGCACCGGGACAATTTGTACATGTCAAGGTAGGTAGCGGCATCGATCCCCTTCTAAGAAGGCCGATCTCCATATCCGATCATAATCAGGATGAAAAGAAGATGAGCCTGATTTACCGCGCCGAAGGCAAAGGGACAATGCAATTGTCCCTTGTCGGGGCGGGAGGCAGGGTCGATGTTCTCGGGCCCCTTGGAAACGGGTTTGGTGTTGAACGGGGTGACGGTAGGACGGCACTGCTTATTGGAGGCGGAATCGGCGTCCCGCCACTTTATGGACTATCAAAAGTCCTTCGATCAAATGGATGGAGGGTGACGCATGTCCTTGGGTTTCAGGACGAGGCCGTCAGTTTTTATGAAGACCAGTTCCGGGAACTCGGACCGACGCATATCGCCACGGTGGATGGTTCCCTTGGACGGAAAGGCTTTGTGACAGATGTGATTGAAAAAGAATCAATTCAGTATGATCAATTTTTCGCATGCGGACCGAATCCGATGTTGAAGGCTCTGCAAAATCGCCTTTCGGGAAGTGGATACCTGTCACTCGAAGAACGTATGGGATGTGGGATCGGCGCTTGCTTCGCATGTGTGTGTCATCTGGCCGATGATCCTGAAGGCACGGATTATGTGAAAGTATGCAGCGACGGACCGGTATTTCCTGTAGGGGTGGTGGCGTTATGA
- a CDS encoding dihydroorotate dehydrogenase gives MKQLQIELPGLSLKNPIMPASGCFGFGREYSQFYDLSELGAIMIKATTEHARFGNPTPRVAETNAGMLNAIGLQNPGLEAVMEKELPWLSQFDVPIIANVAGSQMEDYVHVAREISKAPNVHALELNISCPNVKTGGIAFGTIPEVAMELTRKVKAVSEVPLYVKLSPNVSNIVEMAKAVELGGADGLTMINTLLGMRLDLKTGRPILANKTGGLSGPAIKPVAIRMIYEVSQAVDLPIIGMGGVESAEDVIEYFYAGASAVAVGTANFVDPFICKKIIRELPALLAELNVDHISQLTGRSWGKHEQAVYRP, from the coding sequence ATGAAACAATTACAGATTGAGCTGCCAGGCTTGAGTTTGAAGAATCCGATCATGCCGGCATCAGGATGTTTTGGATTCGGCAGGGAGTACAGCCAATTCTATGACTTGAGCGAACTCGGTGCCATTATGATCAAAGCGACAACGGAACATGCCCGTTTCGGCAACCCGACGCCCCGTGTGGCAGAAACCAACGCCGGGATGCTGAATGCCATCGGCCTCCAGAATCCCGGTCTGGAAGCGGTAATGGAAAAGGAGCTTCCGTGGCTTTCACAGTTCGATGTGCCCATCATCGCCAATGTGGCGGGATCGCAGATGGAAGACTATGTTCATGTGGCCCGTGAAATCTCCAAAGCACCGAATGTACATGCCCTTGAACTCAACATCTCCTGTCCGAATGTGAAAACCGGTGGAATCGCCTTCGGGACGATCCCCGAGGTTGCAATGGAGTTGACAAGAAAGGTGAAAGCCGTGTCAGAGGTTCCCCTTTACGTCAAGCTTTCACCGAATGTCTCCAATATCGTGGAGATGGCCAAAGCCGTTGAACTCGGAGGAGCCGACGGATTGACGATGATCAATACGCTACTCGGCATGAGGCTTGATCTCAAGACGGGAAGACCGATCCTTGCCAATAAGACGGGAGGGCTATCGGGTCCTGCCATCAAGCCGGTTGCCATCCGGATGATCTATGAGGTGAGTCAGGCAGTCGATCTGCCGATCATCGGAATGGGCGGAGTAGAGTCTGCAGAGGATGTGATTGAATATTTCTATGCGGGTGCGAGCGCTGTGGCAGTCGGCACGGCCAATTTCGTAGATCCTTTCATCTGTAAGAAAATCATTCGCGAACTGCCTGCACTGCTTGCCGAATTGAACGTGGACCATATTTCTCAATTGACCGGAAGGAGCTGGGGGAAGCATGAACAAGCCGTTTATCGCCCTTGA
- the pyrF gene encoding orotidine-5'-phosphate decarboxylase codes for MNKPFIALDFPTWEMTETFLSRFDEPLNVKVGMELYLQNGPRIVESLLKKDHRIFLDLKLHDIPNTVFGAMKGLGQWDLELINVHAAGGKEMMERAMEAIQSQGSKTKLIAVTQLTSTSEQQMQSEQLIPNPLTESVIHYARLAQDAGLQGVVCSPHEAGLIKEYCGEEFLRVTPGIRMNSDAADDQQRITSPGNAKGLGSTHIVVGRSITKAADPVAAYRMICQDWEGSIYEKTNR; via the coding sequence ATGAACAAGCCGTTTATCGCCCTTGATTTCCCAACATGGGAAATGACAGAAACATTTTTATCTCGATTCGACGAGCCCTTGAACGTCAAGGTGGGAATGGAGCTCTACCTCCAAAATGGACCTCGCATCGTAGAGTCCCTTTTGAAAAAGGATCATCGGATCTTCCTTGATCTGAAGCTCCATGATATCCCGAATACCGTGTTTGGGGCCATGAAAGGACTTGGACAGTGGGATCTGGAACTCATCAACGTCCATGCTGCAGGAGGCAAAGAGATGATGGAGAGGGCGATGGAGGCCATACAGTCTCAGGGCAGCAAGACGAAGCTCATTGCTGTCACCCAGCTCACCTCGACGTCTGAACAGCAGATGCAATCCGAGCAGCTCATCCCGAATCCACTGACGGAATCCGTCATCCATTATGCCCGCCTTGCTCAAGACGCCGGACTTCAAGGGGTGGTATGTTCCCCGCACGAGGCTGGCTTGATCAAGGAGTATTGCGGAGAAGAATTCCTTCGCGTCACACCGGGTATCAGGATGAACTCCGATGCCGCGGATGATCAACAGCGCATCACGTCCCCTGGAAATGCTAAGGGATTGGGATCAACTCATATTGTCGTGGGCAGGAGCATCACGAAGGCAGCCGATCCTGTTGCCGCTTACCGAATGATTTGCCAAGATTGGGAGGGAAGCATCTATGAAAAAACAAATCGCTAA
- the pyrE gene encoding orotate phosphoribosyltransferase has product MKKQIAKELLNIKAVFLNPTEPFTWSSGIKSPIYCDNRLTLSYPAVRKQIADGLVSMIREHFPEVDVIAGTATAGIPHAAWVSERMDLPMCYVRSKAKGHGKGNQIEGKVLPGQKVVVIEDLISTGGSCITAVEALRESECEVLGVAAIFTYELQKGTDALSEHGIEAVSLSDYSSLLEAAGEEGLISGADLVELKEWRRDPEGWKKQVN; this is encoded by the coding sequence ATGAAAAAACAAATCGCTAAGGAATTGTTGAACATCAAAGCGGTATTCTTGAATCCTACTGAACCATTCACATGGTCTTCAGGGATTAAATCACCAATTTATTGCGATAACCGATTGACTTTATCCTACCCTGCCGTGAGAAAGCAGATTGCAGATGGACTTGTCTCCATGATCCGTGAACATTTCCCGGAAGTCGATGTCATCGCAGGAACGGCAACTGCCGGAATTCCTCATGCAGCGTGGGTATCAGAGCGCATGGATCTCCCTATGTGCTATGTCAGATCCAAGGCAAAGGGACACGGAAAAGGGAACCAGATCGAAGGAAAGGTTCTTCCTGGGCAAAAAGTGGTAGTCATAGAAGATCTCATTTCAACAGGTGGCAGCTGCATTACGGCGGTCGAGGCCCTGAGAGAGTCGGAATGTGAAGTCTTGGGGGTTGCCGCCATCTTTACATATGAGCTTCAAAAGGGAACGGATGCCCTCAGCGAACATGGGATTGAGGCTGTATCCCTCTCCGACTATTCAAGTCTATTAGAAGCAGCAGGGGAAGAAGGACTGATTTCAGGAGCTGATCTCGTTGAATTGAAAGAATGGCGACGGGATCCCGAGGGTTGGAAGAAACAAGTGAATTGA
- a CDS encoding Rqc2 family fibronectin-binding protein, whose translation MSFDGLFTKAMTEELKEALLHGRINKIHQPYKNEIIMVIRANGKNHKLLLSAHPSYARVQLTGEEYENPSVPPMFCMLLRKHLEGYMIEDIHQVGLDRMIILEVKGRNDIGDVSYKQLIIEVMGRHSNIILVDKARNMILDSIKHLSPSVNSHRTVLPGNEYIFPPSQDKLNPLDAEGEDVLRSLDFNSGKLDKQIVGSFSGVSPLAAKEIVHRAGLGTQAAIADSFLHFMTDLKEHRTSPTLITGDKETFYWCPLNHVEGEHQTFTTLSGLLDRFFYQKASRDRVKQQGNDLERFIRNERDKNENKIVKLERTLQEAKDADRYQLLGELLTSNLYAVQRGMEEVSVVNYYDEEGGSVTIPLNPQKSPSENAQGYFSRYQKAKHAVQVVQEQIEKATDELAYFEQLLQQLESASTRDIEGIREELEEEGYLRVRKNQKKKKANEKPMLESYTATDGTKILVGKNNKQNDYLTNKVAAKSDIWLHTKDIPGSHVVIRDPSPSDETLLEAANLAAYFSKARESGSVPVDYTEVRQVKKPRGAKPGFVIYENQQTVYVTPDLDQVRAMKDR comes from the coding sequence ATGTCATTCGACGGACTATTTACAAAAGCCATGACTGAAGAGCTGAAAGAAGCCCTCCTTCACGGCAGAATCAATAAAATACATCAACCTTATAAAAATGAAATCATCATGGTGATCAGGGCCAATGGGAAGAATCATAAGCTCCTCCTATCCGCCCATCCAAGCTATGCCAGGGTTCAACTGACAGGAGAGGAATACGAGAATCCCTCCGTACCCCCGATGTTCTGCATGCTCCTTCGGAAGCATCTAGAAGGCTATATGATCGAGGACATCCACCAGGTCGGCCTCGACCGTATGATCATCCTGGAAGTAAAGGGTAGGAATGACATCGGCGATGTATCCTACAAACAACTGATCATCGAAGTGATGGGAAGGCACAGTAATATCATCCTGGTCGACAAAGCCCGCAATATGATCCTTGACAGCATCAAGCATCTGTCACCAAGCGTGAATTCCCACAGGACCGTGCTCCCTGGGAACGAGTACATCTTCCCACCAAGCCAAGATAAGCTCAATCCCCTGGATGCAGAAGGAGAAGATGTCCTGCGTTCACTCGATTTCAATTCAGGTAAATTGGACAAGCAGATCGTGGGGTCCTTCTCAGGTGTTTCTCCCCTTGCAGCCAAAGAAATCGTCCATCGTGCCGGCCTCGGGACACAGGCTGCCATTGCCGACTCGTTCTTGCACTTCATGACGGACCTCAAGGAACACCGTACGTCTCCCACCCTCATCACGGGAGACAAGGAAACATTCTACTGGTGCCCGCTGAATCACGTCGAAGGAGAGCATCAAACCTTCACCACCCTTAGCGGACTTCTCGATCGCTTCTTCTACCAAAAGGCATCAAGGGACCGGGTGAAGCAACAGGGCAATGACCTTGAGCGTTTCATCCGGAACGAGCGCGATAAAAACGAGAATAAGATCGTCAAGCTCGAGCGTACCCTTCAGGAGGCGAAGGATGCCGATCGCTACCAGCTCCTCGGAGAACTGCTCACATCCAATCTATATGCAGTACAAAGAGGAATGGAAGAAGTTTCGGTCGTTAACTACTATGACGAAGAAGGCGGATCGGTGACGATCCCTCTGAATCCTCAAAAATCACCTTCTGAAAATGCTCAGGGTTATTTTTCCCGCTATCAAAAAGCGAAGCACGCTGTACAGGTCGTGCAGGAACAAATCGAAAAAGCAACAGATGAGCTCGCTTATTTCGAGCAGCTCCTCCAGCAGCTCGAATCCGCCTCCACCAGGGACATTGAAGGGATACGTGAAGAGCTCGAGGAAGAAGGATACCTGCGCGTCCGGAAGAACCAGAAAAAGAAAAAGGCAAATGAAAAGCCGATGCTCGAATCCTATACAGCGACAGACGGTACCAAGATCCTCGTCGGCAAGAATAATAAACAGAATGATTATCTGACCAATAAAGTAGCGGCGAAGAGCGACATCTGGCTCCACACGAAGGATATACCCGGTTCTCACGTCGTCATCCGGGATCCTTCCCCTTCAGATGAAACTCTACTCGAGGCCGCCAATCTTGCCGCATACTTCAGCAAGGCGAGGGAGTCGGGATCGGTTCCCGTCGATTACACAGAAGTGCGTCAGGTTAAGAAACCTCGTGGTGCCAAGCCGGGATTTGTCATCTATGAAAATCAGCAGACGGTCTATGTCACCCCTGACCTTGACCAGGTCAGGGCCATGAAAGATCGTTGA
- a CDS encoding cation-translocating P-type ATPase, giving the protein MKFHEMRQEDIEKAINTDYQQGLSSADAENRKKQYGYNQLEEAEKQSALLVFFSQFKDFMVLVLLAATLISGLLGEYIDAIAIIAIVVVNSFLGFFQERKAEKSLQALKELSAPQVSVLRDGSWMKVHSKEVTIGDIIRFSSGDRIGADIRLIETNNLEIEESALTGESLPVLKTTKPLHGKGLNLGDMENMAFMGTLVTRGNGLGVVTSIGMNTAMGQIADMIQKAETMTTPLQRRLEELGKILITVALILTALVVGIGVLQGHDIYSMFLAGVSLAVAAIPEGLPAIVTVALSLGVQRMIKQKAIVRKLPAVETLGCASVICSDKTGTLTQNKMTVTKLWSAGRLWDVSGTGYVPQGDFFNGESRVSPSSDQSLKQLLTFGMLCNHAELVERDGELILDGDPTEGALLVAGMKAGLTRDALSTSFRIVKEFPFDSTRKMMTVVAEDAAGKLFAVTKGAPDVLVGKSASIIWDGKVQKADEAAFQAVEEAISGMSSNALRTIAIAYKPLNGQSLDLLTEAAVEKEVTFIGLQGMIDPPRPEVKQAVRECRDAGIKTVMITGDHVLTAKAIAKQLGILKSNDRVMDGKALNEMEIEELEEIVEDVSVFARVSPEHKLKIVKALQNRGHIVAMTGDGVNDAPAIKTSDIGIAMGITGTDVAKESSSLVLLDDNFATIKSAIKEGRNIYENIRKFIRYLLASNVGEILVMLFAMLLALPLPLVPIQILWVNLVTDGLPAMALGLDKPEGDVMKRKPRHPKEGVFARGLGWKVVSRGFLIGGVTLLAFIIAYHQHPNQLEYAQTIAFATLVLAQLIHVFDCRSEVSVFSRNPFGNMYLVWAVLSSLVLMLVVIYLPGLQPIFHTVSIEPRDWLLIVGLSSIPTFLLAGSFFARKKQ; this is encoded by the coding sequence ATGAAATTTCATGAGATGAGACAGGAGGATATAGAGAAGGCCATCAATACGGATTATCAACAAGGCCTTTCGTCTGCAGACGCCGAAAACCGGAAGAAGCAGTATGGATATAACCAGTTGGAGGAAGCCGAAAAACAATCGGCCCTATTGGTGTTTTTCAGTCAGTTTAAGGATTTCATGGTACTTGTGCTGCTGGCGGCGACCCTCATATCCGGACTTCTGGGTGAGTATATCGATGCCATTGCCATCATCGCCATCGTAGTGGTCAACAGCTTCCTCGGTTTCTTTCAGGAAAGAAAAGCTGAGAAATCGCTGCAGGCACTGAAGGAATTATCAGCACCCCAGGTTTCTGTCCTCCGGGATGGATCATGGATGAAGGTGCACTCCAAAGAAGTGACAATCGGAGATATCATCCGGTTCTCAAGCGGCGATCGGATCGGTGCCGACATCCGTTTGATCGAAACGAATAACCTGGAGATCGAAGAGTCTGCACTGACAGGAGAATCCCTTCCCGTCCTTAAAACGACCAAGCCTCTCCACGGTAAAGGGTTGAACCTCGGGGACATGGAAAATATGGCGTTCATGGGCACACTCGTCACCAGGGGGAACGGGTTGGGTGTCGTCACTTCCATCGGAATGAATACGGCCATGGGGCAGATCGCCGATATGATCCAAAAAGCTGAAACGATGACTACCCCGCTTCAGCGCAGGCTCGAGGAGCTCGGCAAGATCTTGATTACAGTTGCCCTCATCCTGACGGCCCTTGTCGTTGGAATCGGTGTGCTCCAGGGACATGACATCTACTCCATGTTCCTTGCAGGGGTATCTCTTGCGGTGGCCGCCATACCTGAGGGGCTTCCGGCGATCGTGACGGTTGCCCTGTCCCTCGGCGTCCAGAGGATGATCAAGCAAAAGGCGATCGTCCGTAAGCTTCCTGCCGTGGAGACACTGGGCTGTGCTTCGGTGATCTGTTCCGATAAGACAGGGACCCTCACCCAGAATAAAATGACTGTCACCAAGTTATGGAGTGCAGGAAGGCTGTGGGATGTGTCTGGCACCGGATATGTTCCGCAAGGTGATTTCTTCAACGGAGAATCAAGGGTTTCCCCGTCTTCTGATCAATCACTGAAACAGCTTCTGACGTTTGGAATGCTCTGCAACCATGCAGAACTAGTGGAAAGGGACGGCGAGCTCATACTTGACGGTGACCCGACGGAAGGTGCCCTTCTCGTAGCGGGGATGAAGGCGGGATTGACCCGGGACGCATTGTCGACCTCCTTCAGGATCGTGAAGGAATTCCCGTTTGACTCCACTCGGAAAATGATGACGGTCGTGGCAGAGGATGCTGCTGGAAAGCTTTTTGCAGTCACCAAGGGGGCTCCCGATGTCCTAGTAGGGAAAAGTGCGTCCATCATATGGGACGGAAAGGTTCAAAAAGCGGATGAAGCCGCTTTTCAAGCAGTGGAAGAGGCGATTTCCGGTATGTCTTCGAATGCCCTCAGGACCATCGCCATCGCCTATAAGCCTTTGAACGGTCAATCATTGGATCTGCTCACAGAGGCTGCGGTAGAAAAGGAAGTGACGTTCATAGGGCTCCAAGGAATGATCGATCCTCCTCGTCCCGAAGTCAAACAGGCGGTCAGGGAATGCCGTGATGCGGGAATCAAGACGGTGATGATCACGGGGGATCATGTACTGACGGCCAAAGCCATTGCCAAACAGCTCGGTATTTTGAAATCAAACGACAGGGTGATGGACGGTAAGGCGCTGAATGAGATGGAAATTGAAGAACTTGAAGAAATCGTCGAAGATGTCTCCGTATTCGCCAGGGTATCGCCAGAGCATAAATTGAAAATCGTAAAAGCCCTGCAGAACCGCGGTCACATTGTTGCAATGACCGGAGACGGGGTCAACGATGCACCGGCCATCAAGACGTCCGATATCGGGATCGCCATGGGCATAACCGGTACCGATGTGGCGAAGGAATCTTCATCCCTCGTCCTACTTGATGATAACTTTGCAACCATCAAATCGGCCATCAAGGAAGGGCGGAACATTTACGAAAATATCCGTAAATTCATCCGCTATCTCCTTGCCTCTAACGTGGGTGAGATCCTGGTCATGCTGTTTGCCATGCTCTTGGCCCTACCGCTTCCGTTGGTCCCGATCCAGATCCTGTGGGTCAATTTAGTGACGGATGGACTGCCGGCCATGGCCCTCGGCCTTGATAAGCCCGAAGGAGATGTGATGAAGCGGAAACCGCGGCATCCGAAAGAAGGAGTCTTTGCAAGGGGACTCGGCTGGAAGGTCGTCTCTAGGGGATTCCTTATCGGGGGTGTCACCCTTCTTGCCTTCATCATCGCCTATCATCAGCATCCGAATCAGCTTGAGTACGCCCAGACGATTGCATTTGCTACCCTGGTCCTTGCCCAGCTTATCCATGTATTCGATTGCCGCAGTGAGGTATCGGTGTTCTCGAGAAATCCATTCGGCAATATGTACTTGGTCTGGGCCGTGCTTTCATCCCTGGTGTTGATGCTGGTCGTGATCTATCTGCCGGGTCTTCAACCGATCTTCCATACCGTGTCCATCGAGCCGAGGGACTGGCTGCTGATTGTCGGCTTGAGCTCCATTCCGACGTTTTTACTGGCAGGTTCATTTTTTGCAAGAAAAAAACAATAG